The genomic segment GAAGTGCTGGCCACCAACGGCGACACCTTCCTGGGCGGCGAAGATTTCGACAACCGCGTCATCGAGTACCTGGTTGAAGAATTCAACAAGGACCAGGGCATCGACCTGCGCAAGGACCCGCTGGCCCTGCAGCGCCTGAAGGACGCCGCCGAGCGTGCCAAGATCGAGCTGTCCAGCGCCCAGCAGACCGAAGTGAACCTGCCGTACGTCACCGCCGACGCCTCGGGCCCGAAGCACCTGAACATCAAGCTGACCCGCGCCAAGCTGGAAGCGCTGGTGGAAGACCTGATCAAGAAGTCGATCGAGCCGTGCCGCGTCGCCCTGAACGATGCCGGCCTGCGTTCGAGCGACATCAGCGAAGTGATCCTGGTCGGTGGCCAGACCCGCATGCCGAAGGTGCAGCAGGCGGTGACCGAGTTCTTCGGCAAGGAACCGCGCAAGGACGTCAACCCGGACGAAGCCGTGGCACTGGGTGCGGCGATCCAGGGCGGCGTGCTCGGCGGCGACGTCAAGGACGTGCTGCTGCTGGACGTGACCCCGCTGTCGCTGGGCATCGAGACCATGGGTGGCGTGTTCACCAAGATCATCGAGAAGAACACCACCATTCCGACCAAGGCCTCGCAGGTGTTCTCCACCGCCGAGGACAACCAGTCGGCCGTGACCGTGCACGTGCTGCAGGGTGAGCGCGAACAGGCCCGCTTCAACAAGTCGCTGGCCAAGTTCGACCTGTCCGGCATCGAGCCGGCCCCGCGCGGCCTGCCGCAGGTGGAAGTGTCCTTCGACATCGACGCCAACGGCATCCTGCACGTGTCGGCCAAGGACAAGAAGACCAACAAGGAACAGAAGGTCGAGATCAAGGCCGGTTCGGGCCTGTCCGAGGAAGAGATCGCACGCATGGTCGCCGACGCGGAAGCCAACCGCGAGGAAGACAAGAAGTTCCAGGAGCTGGTGCAGGCCCGCAACCAGGCCGATGCCCTGATCCACGGCACCCGCAGCGCGATCACCGAGCACGGCAGCAAGGTCGGCGGCGAAGTGATCGGCAAGGTCGAGGCGGCCCTGGCCGACCTGGAAACCGCGATGAAGGGTGACGACAAGGCGCAGATCGAAGCCAAGTCGAAGGTGCTGGAAGAAGCCGGCCAGTCGCTGTTCGCCGCGGCTTCGGCCGACCAGGGCGGTGCCGCCCCGGGTGCCGACGCCGGCAACGCTGGCAAGGGCAACGACGATGTGGTCGATGCCGAGTTCACCGAAGTCAAGGACGACAAGAAGTCCTGATCCGGACCGACGCG from the Stenotrophomonas maltophilia genome contains:
- the dnaK gene encoding molecular chaperone DnaK, producing the protein MGKIIGIDLGTTNSCVAIMDGGKARVIENSEGDRTTPSIVAYTKDGEVLVGASAKRQAVTNPKNTFYAVKRLIGRKFTDAEVQKDIAHVPYGILAHDNGDAWVSTSDGKKMAPQEISAKVLEKMKKTAEDFLGEKVTEAVITVPAYFNDSQRQATKDAGRIAGLDVKRIINEPTAAALAYGLDKGDNKDRKIVVYDLGGGTFDVSVIEIANVDGEKQFEVLATNGDTFLGGEDFDNRVIEYLVEEFNKDQGIDLRKDPLALQRLKDAAERAKIELSSAQQTEVNLPYVTADASGPKHLNIKLTRAKLEALVEDLIKKSIEPCRVALNDAGLRSSDISEVILVGGQTRMPKVQQAVTEFFGKEPRKDVNPDEAVALGAAIQGGVLGGDVKDVLLLDVTPLSLGIETMGGVFTKIIEKNTTIPTKASQVFSTAEDNQSAVTVHVLQGEREQARFNKSLAKFDLSGIEPAPRGLPQVEVSFDIDANGILHVSAKDKKTNKEQKVEIKAGSGLSEEEIARMVADAEANREEDKKFQELVQARNQADALIHGTRSAITEHGSKVGGEVIGKVEAALADLETAMKGDDKAQIEAKSKVLEEAGQSLFAAASADQGGAAPGADAGNAGKGNDDVVDAEFTEVKDDKKS